Genomic DNA from Thiovulum sp. ES:
ACAACAACTTTAATCTCTTGCTCACCAACTTTTACATCAAAAAATACATTCTCTTTGTTTTTAACAGTTCTGATGTAATCACCCATTTTAAAAGCAGCATTGATATTTTCAAGCCCTTTTCCGTAGATGTTAGCGATTAGATAACCATCTCGTCTTAAAGCCTTTGAAGACTTTTTACCAATATCATTTCTAACAATACCTTCTAACATTTTGTAACCTTTAGTTATTTTTGAAAGAGCGATTATATCCAAAAAGCAAATTGGTAGAATTTTAAAAAGCGGAAAAGGTTTATCTTGAAATTATTTGATTCTGTAAGAAAAGAGAAAGTGGAATTTATTCCAATTAGAGAAGGGCATGTAAAAATTTATCTTTGTGGTCCAACAGTTTATGACGATGCACATTTAGGACATGCACGAAGTTCTGTAAGTTTTGATTTGTTGCATCGGGTTTTTTTGAATTCTGGATACAAAGTAGATTT
This window encodes:
- a CDS encoding ribosomal protein L25 (general stress protein Ctc) (PFAM: Ribosomal L25p family~TIGRFAM: ribosomal protein L25, Ctc-form); this translates as MLEGIVRNDIGKKSSKALRRDGYLIANIYGKGLENINAAFKMGDYIRTVKNKENVFFDVKVGEQEIKVVVQDYQTHPVTDELLHVDLMVAQSGVKTRYYVPVEPVGTPVGLKNKGVLS